In the Thermoanaerobacter uzonensis DSM 18761 genome, TAAGAAGGCTGTTGTATTTCCTCCATACTAACTCTCTTCCACATATTTTCACTCCTATCCTATTGCGCCTTCCAGCTCAAGTTTAATGAGCCTATTCATCTCCACTGCATATTCCAATGGCAAAGCTTTAGCTATAGGCTCAACAAAACCTCTTACAATCATAGCCCTTGCATCGTCTTCGCTTAAACCTCTGGACATGAGGTAAAATATCTGTTCATCGCTTATTCTTCCCACTTTTGCCTCATGACCAATGTCCACATTGTCATTTTCTATTTCTATTACTGGCATTGTATCAGACCTTGAAATATCGTCCAACATCAAGCCTTCACACTGGACAGAAGCCTTTGCACCTTCCGCATTAGGTCCTATTTTGAGAAGTCCTCTATAGCTTGATATTCCACCATCTTTTGATATACTCTTTGCTAAAACCTTTGAAGAAGTATGAGGAGCTAAGTGTATCATTTTTGAACCGGTATCTAAATGCTGCCCTTTTGCAGCAAAAGTCACACCAGTGTATTCCGCCTTTGCTCCTTCTCCTTTTAATATAGAAGCAGGATAAAGCATTGTCTTGTGGCTTCCAAAAGAGCCGGATATCCACTCTATGATGCCGTCTTTTTCAACAATTGCCCTTTTTGTATTTAGATTATAGGTATTTTTACTCCAGTTTTCTATAGTAGAATAAATTATGCGAGCCCCTTCATTTACAAAAAGTTCTACACAACCTGCATGTAAGTTTGAAACAGAATATTGTGGTGCAGAACAGCCTTCTATAAAGTGTACTTCACTACCTTTGTCAGCAATTATGAGAGTGTGCTCAAACTGTCCGCTTCCTGGTGCATTCATTCTAAAATAAGCCTGAAGTGGAACCTCCACTTTGACTCCTTCTGGAACATAAACAAATGTGCCTCCGCTCCATATTGCAGCGTGAAGGGCTGCAAATTTGTGGTCATAAGGCGTCACGTTTTTTGTCATAAAATACTCTTTTATTATGTCAGGATATTTTTTTACTGCAGTGTCCATGTCCTCAAATATGACACCTTGTTGAGTAAGGCTTTCTTTAATATTGTGATATACAACTTCAGAGTCGTATTGAGCACCTACTCCCGCCAATGCTTTTCTTTCCGCTTCAGGAATCCCCAGCCTTTCAAAAGTACGCCTTATCTCTTCTGGAACTTCATCCCACGACCTTTGCATTTTTGCACTTGGACGTATATAGGCGATAATAGAATCTATGTCAAGTTGACTTAAATCAACACCCCATGTGGGCATAGGCATTTTTTGATATATCTCCAAGGCTTTTAATCGAAAGTCCCTCATCCAAGAAGGTTCATTCTTTTGCTCAGATATTTCTAAAACAACTTCTTTAGAAAGTCCTTTACCTGTCTGATACTCATACTTTACGTTGTCTTTGACGTCGTATATACTAAAATCTATTTCCTTTATATCTGGTTTTTTCATTATTTTCGCCTCCTATGGGTTACACGCCATTTCTCACAAAGTCATAACCCTTTTCTTCAAGAATCTTTGCAAGGTCTTTGTCACCGCTTTTTACAATCTTTCCATCCATTAAAACAGATATTACATCCGGCTCAAGGTAATCCAATATCCTGTTGTAGTGGGTGACTATTAAGATAGACATCTCTTCAGTTTTTAACTTTTTAACCGCTTCTGCCACAACTTTTAAAGCATCTATATCAAGACCGGAGTCAATTTCGTCCAGCATTACAAGTTTAGGCTTTAGAAAAGCCATCTGGAGTATCTCAGTTTTTTTCTTTTCTCCTCCAGAAAAACCTACATTTAAATACCTACTTCTGTACTCGGAATTCATGTCTAAAAGCTCTAATGCGTTTTTCATGTCTTTTGCAAATTGAAGCATCGACATATTTTGGCCTGTTACAATATTAACAGAGGTCCTTATAAAATTATCCACTGTTATGCCAGGTATTTCTTCAGGGTACTGAAAAGACAAAAAGATGCCTTTTTTTGCCCTTTCATTG is a window encoding:
- the sufB gene encoding Fe-S cluster assembly protein SufB, with translation MKKPDIKEIDFSIYDVKDNVKYEYQTGKGLSKEVVLEISEQKNEPSWMRDFRLKALEIYQKMPMPTWGVDLSQLDIDSIIAYIRPSAKMQRSWDEVPEEIRRTFERLGIPEAERKALAGVGAQYDSEVVYHNIKESLTQQGVIFEDMDTAVKKYPDIIKEYFMTKNVTPYDHKFAALHAAIWSGGTFVYVPEGVKVEVPLQAYFRMNAPGSGQFEHTLIIADKGSEVHFIEGCSAPQYSVSNLHAGCVELFVNEGARIIYSTIENWSKNTYNLNTKRAIVEKDGIIEWISGSFGSHKTMLYPASILKGEGAKAEYTGVTFAAKGQHLDTGSKMIHLAPHTSSKVLAKSISKDGGISSYRGLLKIGPNAEGAKASVQCEGLMLDDISRSDTMPVIEIENDNVDIGHEAKVGRISDEQIFYLMSRGLSEDDARAMIVRGFVEPIAKALPLEYAVEMNRLIKLELEGAIG
- the sufC gene encoding Fe-S cluster assembly ATPase SufC, with translation MRETLLEIKDLHVEVEDKYILKGLNLTIKKGEIHAIMGPNGGGKSTLCNSIMGNPKYKVTSGQILFEGEDITNLKVNERAKKGIFLSFQYPEEIPGITVDNFIRTSVNIVTGQNMSMLQFAKDMKNALELLDMNSEYRSRYLNVGFSGGEKKKTEILQMAFLKPKLVMLDEIDSGLDIDALKVVAEAVKKLKTEEMSILIVTHYNRILDYLEPDVISVLMDGKIVKSGDKDLAKILEEKGYDFVRNGV